The stretch of DNA TTGGGTCATGGTCCCTACCAGTTTTTCCTAGCGGGCCTCCCCGCCCATATGACAGCCGTCAGACCACCGGAGGCCATCCCTGGGGCATAGTTCCAACGGTATGGACATGAATCCGCGAACACCCACTATTCCCTCCGCCATCTCCGGCGTGGTCGTGCGCTCCCGTCAGGAGGATCTTGCCGCCGTGGCCGCACGACTCGCACACCTGCCGGGTATCGACGTGCACCATCTGGAAGCAGCCACCGGGCGCGTCATCATCACGCTTGAGACTGAATCCAGCGATCAGGAAGAAGCGCGGATGGAGTCCGTGCGTCGCGAACCCGGCGTACTGAGCGCAGAGTTGGTCTATCACTACGTCGATCCACAGGGAGCCGTCTGATGGACGCCACGAGACGCCGTTTTCTGAAGACCGGTATTGCCGCCGCCACTGGAGTGGCCGTTGGCCTGCACCTGCCCGAATACCTGGTCGCCCTCGGTCAGGCCGTCCAGGCCGGTTGGTCGTGGGACAAGGGCGTGTGCCGTTTCTGCGGTGTCGGGTGCGGCATCCAGATTGCCACCGACAAAGGGCGCATCGTCGCGATCAAAGGCGATCCCGACAGCCCGGTCAATCGCGGCCTGTTGTGTGTGAAGGGATACGCGAACGCGAAACTCCTGTACGGCGACGATCGGCTCACGCAGCCTCTGCTCCGCATGAAGGACGGCCGCTTCGACAAGACCGGCGACTTTGTCGCCGTGTCG from Acidobacteriota bacterium encodes:
- a CDS encoding chaperone NapD, which codes for MNPRTPTIPSAISGVVVRSRQEDLAAVAARLAHLPGIDVHHLEAATGRVIITLETESSDQEEARMESVRREPGVLSAELVYHYVDPQGAV